The Streptomyces kanamyceticus DNA segment GCGGCGCCGAGGTGCGGTTCTCCACCACGACCCGCTCGCCGGTGCTCGCCGTGGACGACCCCGGCTACGCGATCCGCACCCGCATCGCCTTCCCCGCGCACGACGACCCGGCCGACGGGCCCGGCACCCGCTACGCCTACAACGTCGCGGGCGGCGGCTTCGACGCGATCGTCGCCGTCGTCGACTCGACCGCGGACACCCCCCAACTGCACGCGCCGGACGGTCTGTTGGCGCAGCTCTCCGCGCACACGGGGCAGGTCCTGCTGGCCGTCGTCCCGTCGTACGTCCCGTCGTACGTCCCCGAAAGGCCCACCATGCTCCCCGAGCCCCTCCGCGGCCCCGCCTTCTCCTCGTACGCGCCCGACGACGTCGGCTGGCTGCTTCAGGACCTCTCCGACGTGACGCTCGAAGCGCCCACGGAGGAGCGCGAGGAGGCGATACAGAGCGGTGGCGCGCACTACGCCGAGTCGCTGCCGGTCGAGTACCAGCCGAGCGGCCAGTACCAGGAGCTGTTCCGCGCCGCGCTCGACACCTCGGCCGCCCGCATCGCCCGGGCCGTCGGCACCGTCACCGAGACCGTGCTCGCCGAGCTCCCCCACAGCCGAAAGCGCGGGGGGACCCCCCTGCCGCGCCCCGTCCTGGTGTCGCTCGCCCGCGCGGGCACCCCCGTCGGCGTCCTGATGCGCCGCTGGGCCGCGCACCGCCACGGCCTCGACCTGCCGCACTACGCCGTCTCCATCGTGCGCGGCCGCGGCATCGACGCCAACGCGCTGCGCTGGCTCGCCGCCCACCACGACCCGGCCGACGTCGTCTTCGTCGACGGCTGGACGGGCAAGGGCGCCATCACGCGTGAACTGGCCGACGCCGTGCGGGAGTTCGAGGAGGCCGGTGGTCCCGCCGGGTTCAATCCGGAGATCGCCGTGCTCGCCGACCCCGGTTCGTGCGTACGCACCTACGGCACCCGCGAGGACTTCCTCATCCCCTCCGCCTGCCTCAACTCCACGGTGTCCGGGCTCATTTCGCGCACCGTGCTCCGTGCCGACCTGGTCGGGCCCGACGACTTCCACGGCGCGAAGTTCTACCGCGAACTCGCGGACACCGATGTGTCGGGCGACTTCGTCGACGCCGTCGCGGCCCGCTTCGACGAGGTCGCGGACGCGGTGGACGTACAGGTCAAGGAGCTCCTCGCCGCCGATCGCACGCCCACCTGGGAGGGTTGGGCCGCCGTCGAGCGGATCAGCGAGGAGCTGGGCATCCACGACGTGAACCTCGTCAAGCCGGGCGTCGGCGAGACGACGCGCGTACTCCTGCGCCGCGTCCCCTGGAAGATCCTGGCCCGGGCGGGCGCGGGAGCCGACCTCGACCACGTGCGCCTGCTCGCCGAACAGCGTGGCGTACCCGTCGAGGAGGTGGCCGAACTCCCGTACACCTGCGTCGGGTTGATCCACCCCAAGTACACGCGCGGCGCCACGGGTGCGGACGGCAAGGCGGTGGCCGCCAAGTGAGTGCCGTGCTTGTCGCCAGCGACCTCGACCGGACCCTCATCTACTCCGCCGCCGCGCTCGGCCTGACCATGCCCGACGCCGAGGCGCCGCGCCTGCTCTGCGTCGAGGTGTACGACAGCAAGCCCCTGTCGTACGTCACCGAGACGGCCGCCGGACTCCTCGACGAACTGGGGCGTACGGCCGTCTTCGTGCCGACCACCACGCGGACGCGCGAGCAGTACGGGCGCATCCATCTCCCCGGCCCCGCGCCGGAGTTCGCGATCTGCGCCAACGGCGGGCACCTCCTCGTCGACGGCGTGTCCGACCCCGACTGGACGGCCCGGGTGGCGCGCCGCCTCGCCGACGAGTGCGCCTCGCTCGCCGAGGTCCGCGCGCATCTGGTGCGCACCGCGGACCCGGCCTGGCTGCTCAAGGAACGTGTCGCGGAGGACCTCTTCGCCTACCTCGTCGTCGAGCGCTCACGGCTTCCCGAAGGCTGGGTCAAGGAGCTCGCCGCCTGGGCGGAAGGGCGCGGCTGGACCGTCTCGCTGCAGGGCCGCAAGATCTACGCGGTGCCGAAGCCGCTCACCAAGAGCGCGGCGGTACGGGAGGTCGCCCGGCGGGTCGGTGCCGAGGAGATCCTCGCGGCGGGGGACTCGCTGCTCGACGCGGATCTGCTGCTCGCGGCGGACCGGTCCTGGCGGCCGGGGCACGGGGAGCTGGCGGAGACGGGGTTCGTGGCTCCGGGGCTCACGGTGCTTCCTCATCGCGGGGTCGCGGCGGGGGAGGAGATTCTCCGCGCGTTCCTCGCGGCGGGGGAGCGCTAGCCTGGCGGCATGCCTCGTTACGAATTTCGGTGCCGGTCCTGTGGGGACACGTTCGAGTTGAGTCGGCCCATGGCGGAGTCGTCCGCGCCTGCGGTGTGCCCTGTCGGGCATGAGGACACGGTGAAGCTCTTGTCGACCGTTGCTGTTGGGGGGTCTGCGGCCGCGTCTGCGCCTGCGCCTGCGCCTTCCGGCGGGGGCGGGGGCGGTTGTTGTGGTGGGGGCTGCTGCGGCTGAGGGGTTTGCCGCGGGTTCGTTGTGGCTGGGCGCGCGGTTCCTCGCGCCCCTGGCCGTGGCGGGGTTTGTCGGGTCGTTTCGTGCGGGCCCGGCGGGGTTTTGCGCAGTTCCCCGCGCCCCTTAAGACGGGTCCGGCGGGGTTTTGCGCAGTTCCCCGCGCCCCTTAAGACGGGTCCGGCGGGGTTTTGCGCAGTTCCCCGCGGCCCTAAAAGCGTGGCCCCGCCTTTCTGCTAGCGGACGACCGTGCCTGGGGGCGATCCCAGCAAGTCCAGCTCCGCCCGCGTCGGCGCTCCTTCCCAGTCGCCGGGTGATGCCACCGCGAACGCGCCCGTGGTGACCGCGCGTTCCAGGCGGGACGGTACGTCGGCGTCGTCCAGGAGTGCCGAGAGGTAACCGGCCACGAACGCGTCGCCCGCGCCCACCGCGTCCACGGCCCGCACCTCGCGGGCCGGGGCGTGGAGTTCGGCGTCGGCGGTGTGGGCCGTGGCGCCGGCCGCGCCGAGCTTGACCACGACCTCCCGGACGCCGCCGTCGATGAGGGACTTCTCCGGGGCGTCGGTGGGTCCTGTCCCCGGCAGGCACAGCGGCAACTCGTCGTCGGAGGCGATGAGGACGTCGACGTACGGGATCCACTCGCGCAGTTCGGCCGCCGCGGCCTCCCGACTCCACAGCCGGGAGCGGAAGTTGACGTCCAGGCACACCTCGGCGCCGTGCTCGCGCGCGAGCCGCAGCGCGCGGCGGCAGGCGTCGCGGGCCGAGGGGCCGAGCGCCGGGGTGATGCCGGTCAGATGCAGGACGCGCGGCGGCCCGGGCGCGGCGAAGGCGGCAGGCACGGCGTCCGCCGACAGACGGGAACCCGCGCTGCCCGCGCGGTAGTAGTGCACCCGGGTCACCTCGGGCAGCCGCGGCTCGAAGAGGATCAGGCCGGTCGGCGCGGCAGGGTCACGGGTGGCGGCGGTGACGTCGACGCCCTCCGCGCGCAGCGTGCGCAGGACCAGCTCGCCCGCCTCGTCGTCGCCGACCGCGCCCGCCCAGCGGACGGTGTGGCCGAGGCGGGCCAGGCCGATGGCCACGTTGCTCTCGGCGCCCGCGACGGACACGTTCATGGCGCCGCCCAGCTTGAGCGGGCCGCTGCCGCGCAGCGCGACCATGGTCTCGCCGAGGGTGAGGACGCCGACTCCGGCTTCGCCGGTGGCCGCGCTCATCGGCGTACCGACCCCTGAGCCACCTGCACGAACTCCGCCGCCCTGGTGCGCAGCGCGTCCAGGTCGCCACCGTCCGCCGCGTCGCCGATCAGGGGGGAGCCGACGCCCACCGCGACCGCGCCGAGCGCCAGATACGCCTCGGCGGCCGCCGCGTCCACGCCGCCGACCGGCACGAAGGGGGTGTCGGGGAAGGGGGCGCGCAGTGCCCTGAGGTAGCTGGGGCCGCCCATCGCCGACGCGGGGAAGATCTTCAGCGCCGTCACGCCCGCCGCCTGGGCCGCGATGACGTCGGTGGGCGTCAGGACGCCGCCCAGGACCGGAAGGCCGAGGCGCCCGGCCTCCTCGACGCCCGCGCCGAGACCGGGCGTGACGATGAGGTTGGCGCCCGCGTCGGCCGCCCGGCGCGCGTCGTCAGCGGTGAGGACCGTGCCCGCGCCGAGCCAGGCGTCCGCGCCCAGCTCGGCCCGCGCCCTGCGCAGTACGCCCAGCGCGTCGGCGCCGCTGAGGGAGACCTCGACCAGCGGGACTCCGGATTCGACGAGCGTCATGACCGTACGGAAGGAGGCGCCCGGGTCGGTGCCGCGCACGATGGCGACGAGGCGCCGGGCCCGGAGAGCCGCGGGGAAGTCGAGCATGTCCAGCATGTCCCCAGATTCGCACAGCCGTTTTAGCGGGCCTGATCCGGGTGGCGGGCCCTCCAGTACGGGTTGTCGTGCGGCAGCCCGCCGCTGACCCGGCCGTACATCCCGAAGGTCATCAGCAGTACGCCCACCACGAAGCTGAACAGGACGTTCTGGATCCGGAACGCCAGGAAGTTGTAGCGGGTGTCGAGCAGCGCGAGATTGACGAAGCCGCTGAGCAGGAACAGCACGCCGAGCGCCATGTTGAGCGTCGACGCGGCGTTGCCGCCGATCACCATGCCGACGAAGAGCAGCAGGCCGACGGCGATGGACAGGACGCTCAGCGCGCCGTTGGTGTTGAGCCCCGCGACGGTGTCGCCGCGGGTGTCGAAGAACCCGATCTTGTCGATGAGACCGAGGACGCCGAAGGCGAGCAGGACGAGCCCCATCAGGCCCGCTCCGACGCGGTAGACCTTGCTCAGCCGGTGATCGACGGGCAGATCCTCGTCGAGGGTGATGTGACGCTTGTGGCCCTTTGCCCGTGGCGTCCCTGGATTCCCTGGATGAAGTACGTGCGTGGCCATGTCCGCCTCCCTGGTCGCGCGGCGGCCGTACGCAACTCGCGTATCTTCAGGATCCGCCCGCCAGGCCGCGACTGCCAAACGCAGCGATGGCTCTCAGGCCGCTCTCAGGCCCCCTGGCCCCGCTCCTCCCGGATCTGCGCGACCACGCGCGCCACCGTCGAGCGGACCGCCTCGGTCTCGGTCAGGAAGTGCCAGTAGTCCGGGTGGCGGCCCTCCAGGGAAGCCACCGCGCGGTCCAGGCGCGCCACGGAGTCGTCCAGCGGGCGCGCATGGCGCGGCTCCGGCGTCTGGCGGCCCGTCATCGCGAGGCGCTGCGCGTCCCGGATGGCGAAGCGGGTGCGCTCTATCTCCTGCTGCGGGTCCTTCGACACGGCGTTCAGCCGCCGCAGCCGGTCGCCTGCCGCGGAGACCGCCTCGTCCGTCGAATTGAGCAGCGCCCGCACGGTGGAGAGCAGCGAGGTGGCGTCGGGCCAGCGCTGCTCCTCGCGGGCCTGTCTGGCCTCCTTGAGCTTGGCCTCGGCCTGCCGCACGCTCTCCCCGGCCTGGTCCGGCACGTGCTGGAGGTCCTGCCAGCAGGCGACGGAGAACCGGCGCCTGAGCTCGCTGAGCACCGGCTCGACCTGGCCGCTGCGGGTGGTCAGGGCCTGCGCGCGCGTGCGCAGCGACACCAGGCGCCGGTCGATCTCGGCGGCGCGCTCCGGCAGCCGCTCGGCCTCGGCGCGCACGGCCTCGGCGTCGCGCAGCACGCGGTCGGCGCGCTGCAGGGTCTCCGGTACGCCGTGCTGCCCCGCCCCTTGGTTGAGCTTGGTCAGCTCGGGGCCGAGCGCGGCGAGCCGGGCGGCGAGGTCGTCGGCCTTCAGCCCCGCGCCGCGTACGGCATCGAGGGCGTTGCTGGCGGCCAGCAGGGTCTGGCGGGCCCGCTCGATCGCGGGGGCGAGCCGCGCGAGCTGCGTCTCCGCCTTGTCGAGCAGCGGGCCGAGGCCCTGCTGGAAGCGGTCGAGGTCCTGCTTGGCCCTGCCCAGCTCGTCCTTGGCCCGGGTGAGCTCGGTCCGCGCCTGGGCCGCGACCGAGGTGTCCAGGTCGTCCCTGTCCAGGTCGTGGGCGTCCACGGCGCTGATGTACTGGTGGCTGACCTCGTCGATGCGCCGTCCGACGGCTTCGAAGTCCGACACGGCGCGCTGCGCGGCGGGCGAGGAGTCCACGGCGACGATCGTCTCCACGGAGATCCGCAGGTCGCGCTGGGCGGTGTCCAGCTCGTAGAAGGCGGCGGCAGCGGCGTCCTTCGCGGCCTGCGCCTCGGCGCGCACGCTCTCGCCGCGGCCGCCGAACCACCGGCGCGTGCCGCCGCCGGCGAAGGCGGCGGGGAGGGTGGCGGCGAGGAGGGGCAGGGGGAGGAGGACGAGGGTGAGGACGTCACGCAGGGGCCCGGCGGGGCGCGTCCTCGCGTGACGAGGCATGCGTACCGGGCGATTCCCGGCTGCCGCGCTCTCTCCGTCCGGTGTGTAC contains these protein-coding regions:
- a CDS encoding DUF4383 domain-containing protein is translated as MATHVLHPGNPGTPRAKGHKRHITLDEDLPVDHRLSKVYRVGAGLMGLVLLAFGVLGLIDKIGFFDTRGDTVAGLNTNGALSVLSIAVGLLLFVGMVIGGNAASTLNMALGVLFLLSGFVNLALLDTRYNFLAFRIQNVLFSFVVGVLLMTFGMYGRVSGGLPHDNPYWRARHPDQAR
- a CDS encoding sugar kinase; the protein is MSAATGEAGVGVLTLGETMVALRGSGPLKLGGAMNVSVAGAESNVAIGLARLGHTVRWAGAVGDDEAGELVLRTLRAEGVDVTAATRDPAAPTGLILFEPRLPEVTRVHYYRAGSAGSRLSADAVPAAFAAPGPPRVLHLTGITPALGPSARDACRRALRLAREHGAEVCLDVNFRSRLWSREAAAAELREWIPYVDVLIASDDELPLCLPGTGPTDAPEKSLIDGGVREVVVKLGAAGATAHTADAELHAPAREVRAVDAVGAGDAFVAGYLSALLDDADVPSRLERAVTTGAFAVASPGDWEGAPTRAELDLLGSPPGTVVR
- a CDS encoding HAD family hydrolase is translated as MSAVLVASDLDRTLIYSAAALGLTMPDAEAPRLLCVEVYDSKPLSYVTETAAGLLDELGRTAVFVPTTTRTREQYGRIHLPGPAPEFAICANGGHLLVDGVSDPDWTARVARRLADECASLAEVRAHLVRTADPAWLLKERVAEDLFAYLVVERSRLPEGWVKELAAWAEGRGWTVSLQGRKIYAVPKPLTKSAAVREVARRVGAEEILAAGDSLLDADLLLAADRSWRPGHGELAETGFVAPGLTVLPHRGVAAGEEILRAFLAAGER
- a CDS encoding FmdB family zinc ribbon protein; translated protein: MPRYEFRCRSCGDTFELSRPMAESSAPAVCPVGHEDTVKLLSTVAVGGSAAASAPAPAPSGGGGGGCCGGGCCG
- a CDS encoding bifunctional 4-hydroxy-2-oxoglutarate aldolase/2-dehydro-3-deoxy-phosphogluconate aldolase, whose translation is MLDMLDFPAALRARRLVAIVRGTDPGASFRTVMTLVESGVPLVEVSLSGADALGVLRRARAELGADAWLGAGTVLTADDARRAADAGANLIVTPGLGAGVEEAGRLGLPVLGGVLTPTDVIAAQAAGVTALKIFPASAMGGPSYLRALRAPFPDTPFVPVGGVDAAAAEAYLALGAVAVGVGSPLIGDAADGGDLDALRTRAAEFVQVAQGSVRR
- a CDS encoding phosphoribosyltransferase, with the protein product MTYVTEDAVGSGDAVWSGTWVAERLGVGLDGDEGLRGLLGLALRRNPKRAHLLVSNVLGKHVPQRPSVVHAAGHDLGVRVRELLGDEEARRAVVLGYAETATGLGHSVADGLGLAPYLHSTRRPVAGVERAGGFEESHSHATSHLLLPEDPGMLAGEGPLVLVDDEFSTGNTVLNTIRALNERFPRGRYVIVALVDMRSPDDRGRLADFAREIGARVDLIAAASGTVRLPDGVLERGQALVAEHESAAVPPEHDSAAVPRPRAARAPVARVELDWPGEIPDGGRHGFTPAHRAALDAALPGMAARVADALDGGARRVLVLGFEELMYAPLALGVELERRSGAEVRFSTTTRSPVLAVDDPGYAIRTRIAFPAHDDPADGPGTRYAYNVAGGGFDAIVAVVDSTADTPQLHAPDGLLAQLSAHTGQVLLAVVPSYVPSYVPERPTMLPEPLRGPAFSSYAPDDVGWLLQDLSDVTLEAPTEEREEAIQSGGAHYAESLPVEYQPSGQYQELFRAALDTSAARIARAVGTVTETVLAELPHSRKRGGTPLPRPVLVSLARAGTPVGVLMRRWAAHRHGLDLPHYAVSIVRGRGIDANALRWLAAHHDPADVVFVDGWTGKGAITRELADAVREFEEAGGPAGFNPEIAVLADPGSCVRTYGTREDFLIPSACLNSTVSGLISRTVLRADLVGPDDFHGAKFYRELADTDVSGDFVDAVAARFDEVADAVDVQVKELLAADRTPTWEGWAAVERISEELGIHDVNLVKPGVGETTRVLLRRVPWKILARAGAGADLDHVRLLAEQRGVPVEEVAELPYTCVGLIHPKYTRGATGADGKAVAAK